CGAGGCCTCGCCGAGGCGCGTCGCCGCGCCCGTCTCGATGCGAGCGAGATCCCGGAGCAGGATCGGCGCGTGTTCCCGCACCGATACGACCGTCTCCCCGAGCTCCCCCGCGTCGCGGATGCGTCCCAGTCCCCTGATCATGTACTCGCGTCCCGAGTGGACGAAGAAGCCGCCGCTTGCGTTGAGGTTCGCGCCGCCCGCCGCGTCGAGGAGATCGCCGAGACCGATTCCGTGCGTGCGGAGTCGTCCGGGATCGACGAGGACCTGGTACTGCTTCACCTCGCCGCCGTACACCTTGACGCTCGATACGCCGGGCACGGCGAGCAGCCGCGTGCGGATCGTGTAATCGGCGAGCGTGCGGAGATCCATCAGCGAGGTCGTGTCGGCGGTGAGGCCGACGGCCATGATCTCTCCCATGATCGACGAGACCGGGGCGAGGATCGGTTGCCCGGCCTCCTCCGGCAACGAGGCGAGCGCGGTCTGGATCTTCTCGTTGACGATCTGGCGCGCCTTGTAGATGTCCGTTCCCCAGTCGAATTCCACGTGGACGGTGGAGAAGCCCTGCATCGACGTCGACCGGACGCGCCTGACCCCCGAGGAGCCGTTGACGGCCGTCTCGATCGGGAACGTGACGAGCATCTCGACCTCCTCCGGGGCCATCCCGTGCGCCTCGGTCAGCACGGTGACCGTCGGGGCGGTGAGATCGGGAAAGACGTCGATCGGCATGTCCAGGGCGACCAGGACGCCCACGGCCAAAAGGACCGCGGCGGCGAGCAGTACGACGGCCCGGTTGTCCAGGCTCAGCTGCATGAGGTGGTCGAGCATCGGTCGTCTCTTTCTTTGGTGACGGGCCCCGTCAATGGGCGTGCGGGTCCCCGACAGTTTCCTGCGTCGCCGCGAGCTTGACGCCGTATGCGCCCTTCACGACGATGCGTTCGCCTTCCTCGACGTTTCCGGAGACGGCGACGAGGCCGTTCCATCGCGCGCCGGTTTGGACGGCCCGTTTCTCGAAAACTTCGCCGCCGGTCTGCACGAAGACGTACGTTCCGTAATCCTCGTCGATGATCGCCGCCTCGGGCACGGCGATCGACGAGGCGGCGGCCGCCGTGAATATATCGATGCAGACGATCTGGCCGATCTTGAGGACTCCGCCGGGATTGGCCGTCTCGAAGACGACGGGGATCGTCCGGCTCGCCGCGTCGAAGATGTCGCCGCGGCTGACGAGCCTGAAATCATCGCCCTCCACGAGGAGCGTTCGATCGAGTCCCGGCACGGCGATCGTCGCCCCCCGCGGCTCGTCGATGCGGTAGTAATCCCGCTCGAAGAGGTCGACCCGGAGCCGGACCGACGAGGGATCGACGACGGTCGCGAGTTTCCGGCCGGCCGAGACGGCCTGGCCGGGCAGGACTTCGACGGAAGCGACGACGCCGCCGATCGGAGCCTTGATCACGAGATGGATCTCTTTCGTTCCCTCCGCCTCGACGGGAACGACGAACCCTCCCTGGAGGATCGATTCGTAGCCGGCCTTTTTCACGAGCCATGCCTCGCGGATCGCCTCGTAGTCGCGGGCCGCGATCGCGTCGCGTTCGCGGAGACGCCCGGCGCGGTCGAATTCCTCTTTCGCGCGCCGGTAGCCGAGGTGCATCCCGGCCCACGTCCCGTCGCCGGCCGGGGGCGGGCAGACGATCATGACCGGATCCCCCTCGGCGACGCGCATGCCGGGCGACGCCATGCCGCGGTTGTGGGCGACGGAGAGCAGCCCATCGACCGGCGAGACGATCTCGGCGTATCCGTTCATCCGGGGGGTCACCTCCGCGACGGCGGGGATCGTCGTTTGCATCTCGACGCGGCGGACCGGTTCGACGCCGAACCCGGCGTTCCACTGCTGTTCCTTGAGAAAGACGATCTGTTCGCCGGCCGGCTCGTGGGCCGGGTTATCCCCGTGGGCGTCGTGATCCTCCTCGATGTCCGGTTTCTCTGCGTCGCCCGGGCCTGATTCTGTTTCGTGGCGCTCGTCGCCGCCGAACCGGACGCGGCCAGCGTCGAAGCGTTCCACGCGGCCGCGCACGGCGATGTCGACGGCCAGGTCGTACTCGCCCGGCCCGAGATCGGGCAGCGAAACCTCCCAGATCCCCGCACGAACCGGCGCGGGCGTGCTCGCCGTCGCGACGGAACCCGACTCTCCGGCGAACCGGACGGTCACCGCGCCCTCGCGGAGCGGCGTGAAATCCGGGAGTCGCGTCAAGAGGACGGAGACGGTCGTTCCGCGGTCCGGCGCCGGTTTCCCGCATTCGACGAAGACCTCGAGCGAATCGCTCCAGATCGTCGACGAGACGCCGCCTTCGTGGTCGTCGTGCGCAACCGGGGAGTCGGCGGGCCGTTCACCGCCGCAGGACGCGAGCAGGATCGCGGCGAGGAGCGCGCAGAGGCCGATTGGTTTCTTCATCGTTCCTTCCCTTCGCGTTCCGGCGAGACGGAGCGCACCAGCTCGCGCTCGGTCAGCGCCTCGAGTTCGAAGACGATTTCGTAGAATTCACCGAGGAGCCCGAAAAAGTCGGCGACGCCGCCGGCGCATATCTCGATCCCCTCGAAGAAGCCGGCCAGGGACAGCCAGCCCTCGATGTAGGATGCGGCGAGATTCTCGATCTGGACGTCGATATCCTCGACGATCCCGGCATGCCGGTCGAGGAGCGCGGCCTTCCCCGCGGCAGTCTCGACGAGAAGGGCCACGCGCCGATCGCGCCCGGCGCGGTAGAGGTCGAGTCGCAGCCGGGCCGTCTCGAACGCGGCCCGCCGCTCGTTCACCGCGCCGGTGTTCCTGCCGAGGAAGGGGAGGGGCGCCGAGAGCCCGACGACGAATCCGTCCCGGTCGTCCCCCGCGTTCCGGTATCCGCCCGAGAGGGTGACGGCGGGCAGGATCCCGCCTCGTTCCGATCGCACGTCCATCCCGGCCGCCTCGACGAGCAGCTGCCGCCGCGCGAAATCAGCGGTGGCGTCCAGGCCGGACGCCCCTGAGAGATCCACCTCCCGGAAACCGCCCCAGACGGACTCCCCCGCTTCCAGCGTCACCTCGGCGCCCGCGGGGATCCCCATATCCGTCTTCCAGCGGGCCAGGAGGCTTCGGCGCTCGTCGCGGATCTCCAGGATCGAGCGGCGGACGCCGAGGAGCGACAGATCGACGAGACGGCGTTCGACGCCGGACAGCGCACCTTCGCTTTCCCGCGATCCGGCGACGCGCGACACGCGCTCCAGCAGCGTCTCGAATCGCTCGAGGCGGGCCGATTCCGCATCGCGTATCGCGAGGGCGACGAAGCCGAACCGGAGTTCCGAGACGAGGCGACGCGTGTCGGCGGAGCGCCCGCGGCGGGCCGCCTCGAGCCTGCGTTCCCATGCGGCGCGGTGGGGCGCTCCCGCCCACGGCAACGTGAATTCCTTCGCGAGCGCGATGGTGTATTCCCGGTCGGAGAGCGGGCCGGTCCCGGTCTTCTCGAGTTCCCACGAGAGTTCGGGGTTCGACCACGTGAGGGAGGCGTCGCGCCGCGCCTCGACGAGGTCGACGTTTCGCCGCAGGATGCGGGCGTGGGGGCTGTGATCGAGCGCGTACGCGCCGATCCCGTCGAAACGGAGGCGCACGTCGGCGTCCGCCGCCGCGCAGCGTGGACCGGCGGCGATGAGACAGCAGCAGAGAATCGTCTTCCGGAGCATGTCTTCTCCAGTCGCCCGGCGCCCGCCTGTCCGCCTTTCCCGCACGGGGCGGGAACGGACTCGCGGCGGGTTCTTCCGGGTCAATGGTGTTCGATCGATGACGGTGAACGGAAACGGGAATTCAGGCGGAGGTCGGGCTCCGGCCGGCGAAGAGGAAGCCGTACCGGTCGACGGGGGAGAAGGACACGCGGTCGGCGCCGCGCACGGGCCCCGTCCGGGCGCCGGAAACAAACGGGGGTGTCGACGGGGCCGGCGCCACGGCCGGCGGGGGGTCGAGCGATCGGCGCGGGGGGATCGGCCGGTCTATCGCGCCGTGCCCGTCGAGGTGGGCGGCCGGTTCCCCGTGGAACCCGGCAGCGGCGTCGTGGCGATCATCGTCTCCGCGGTGTCCGTCGGGGAACCCGGATTCGTGCGACGCGCATCGGGGATCGCCCGGGCAGTGGTCGTGCGACAGACAGATCGCCTGCCCGGCGACGAGAACGAGCAGGGTGAGGATCGAGAGATACCTCGCCCCCGCGCTTCTCCGGGTTCGTACGGCGATTCTCCACGGCATCGGGCGGTCGCTCCGGTTAATGATGACCAAAACAGTAGGTTATTGAATATACGATCGGGCCGGGGGCTTGTCAACCGGGTCGATGCCGTGAACGGTCCGTGTCGAGGACGCGGCGGATCCGTTCGGCCAGTTCGCGGCGGCGGACGGGTTTCGGGTAGAGCTCGCGGATGCCGACGCGCAGGAGACGTTTCTCGTCGACCATCTCCCCGTACCCCGTGCAGAGGATGATGGGGATATCGCCGCGCGCGGCGAGCATCTCCTCCGCGAGCTCGATGCCGGTCAGCCTGGGCATGGCGAGGTCGGTCAGCACGAGATCGATGGCGCCGGGGTCGGCGAGGAAGGCCTCGCGCGCCTCCTCGCTGTCGAGGAATCCCGCCACGCGGTAGCCGAGGCCCTCGAGCATCTTGCGTTCCATCTCGATGATCGTCTCCTCGTCGTCGACGATCATGATCCGCTCGGTGCCCGAGGGAAGGGGCAGAGCCGACATCTCGTCCTCGTTCGCTTCCGGTCCCTGCGGCTCGATGACCGGCAACAGGACGGTGACGGTCGTTCCCGCGCCGGGCTCGCTGCTGAGAGAGATGGCGCCGGCGCAGCTCTTGACGATACCGTGGACGACGGAGAGGCCGAGCCCCGTGCCCTCGCCCTGGTGCTTCGTCGTGAAGTAGGGCTCGAAGACCCGTTCGGCGACCGCCTGGCTCATCCCTTTTCCCGTGTCGCGGACAATCAGTTTCGCGTAGGGCCCCGGCACGAGCGATTCCTCGACGGCCGGATCCTTGCTGGCGATCTTTGTTTCCTCCAGCTCCACATGCAGCACGCCGCCCGATCCGGCCATGGCGTGATAGGCGTTGATGCAGAGATTCATGACGATCTGCTGGATCTGCGTCGGATCGGCGAGGATCGGCCCGACATCCGGATCGATCCCGGAGACGAGCTCGATCGACGGGGGGATCGACGCCCGTATCAGCGCGAGGGCGTCCGGCACGACCGACTGGATGCGCACGGGGATGCGGTCCGCGTCCGACTGGCGGCTGAAGGTGAGGATCTGCCGGACGAGAGCCCGGGCCCGCTGCCCGGCCTTGATCACCTCGCCGATGTCCCCGTGCGCGAGGGAGCCCTGCTCGGTCTCCTCGAGCGCCATCTCGGCGAAGCCGAGGATCGGTGTGAGTATGTTGTTGAAATCGTGGGCGATGCCGCCTGCGAGCGTGCCGACCGCCTCCATCTTCTGCGCCTGGCGGACCTGCTCCTCGAGCCGGGCCGTCATCTCCTCCATGTGTTTCCGCTCGGTGATGTC
The nucleotide sequence above comes from Candidatus Krumholzibacteriota bacterium. Encoded proteins:
- a CDS encoding efflux RND transporter periplasmic adaptor subunit, yielding MKKPIGLCALLAAILLASCGGERPADSPVAHDDHEGGVSSTIWSDSLEVFVECGKPAPDRGTTVSVLLTRLPDFTPLREGAVTVRFAGESGSVATASTPAPVRAGIWEVSLPDLGPGEYDLAVDIAVRGRVERFDAGRVRFGGDERHETESGPGDAEKPDIEEDHDAHGDNPAHEPAGEQIVFLKEQQWNAGFGVEPVRRVEMQTTIPAVAEVTPRMNGYAEIVSPVDGLLSVAHNRGMASPGMRVAEGDPVMIVCPPPAGDGTWAGMHLGYRRAKEEFDRAGRLRERDAIAARDYEAIREAWLVKKAGYESILQGGFVVPVEAEGTKEIHLVIKAPIGGVVASVEVLPGQAVSAGRKLATVVDPSSVRLRVDLFERDYYRIDEPRGATIAVPGLDRTLLVEGDDFRLVSRGDIFDAASRTIPVVFETANPGGVLKIGQIVCIDIFTAAAASSIAVPEAAIIDEDYGTYVFVQTGGEVFEKRAVQTGARWNGLVAVSGNVEEGERIVVKGAYGVKLAATQETVGDPHAH
- a CDS encoding TolC family protein, encoding MLRKTILCCCLIAAGPRCAAADADVRLRFDGIGAYALDHSPHARILRRNVDLVEARRDASLTWSNPELSWELEKTGTGPLSDREYTIALAKEFTLPWAGAPHRAAWERRLEAARRGRSADTRRLVSELRFGFVALAIRDAESARLERFETLLERVSRVAGSRESEGALSGVERRLVDLSLLGVRRSILEIRDERRSLLARWKTDMGIPAGAEVTLEAGESVWGGFREVDLSGASGLDATADFARRQLLVEAAGMDVRSERGGILPAVTLSGGYRNAGDDRDGFVVGLSAPLPFLGRNTGAVNERRAAFETARLRLDLYRAGRDRRVALLVETAAGKAALLDRHAGIVEDIDVQIENLAASYIEGWLSLAGFFEGIEICAGGVADFFGLLGEFYEIVFELEALTERELVRSVSPEREGKER